One segment of Rhodopirellula baltica SH 1 DNA contains the following:
- a CDS encoding sigma-70 family RNA polymerase sigma factor — MNRSPSNSTSSDTTTALVIASKGGDNEALGRLMLRYRGYLLMLAHRYLSDQLRRRIDPADLVQVTFLEAKRDLHAFRGESAGEFAGWLRGMLKNNVASAVAHHVMTQKRSTKKEVHAGGAGGDGSQPDNWIAQMPGAKTSPSGVAVRQEAVSAMMQALHELPETQAEAIRLRYMEGLSLKEIVDRMDKSETAVAGLLKRGLKKLRTILDTGSSPWWKT; from the coding sequence TTGAACCGATCGCCTTCCAATTCGACATCATCAGACACCACGACCGCTTTGGTGATCGCTTCCAAAGGAGGCGACAACGAAGCGTTGGGTCGACTGATGCTGCGCTATCGAGGGTATCTGTTGATGCTGGCCCATCGGTATCTCAGCGATCAACTTCGCCGGCGAATCGATCCTGCGGATTTGGTGCAAGTCACGTTTTTGGAAGCCAAACGTGACCTGCATGCTTTTCGAGGTGAATCGGCGGGTGAGTTCGCGGGCTGGTTGCGTGGCATGCTGAAAAACAATGTTGCATCAGCGGTCGCTCATCACGTGATGACTCAAAAACGTTCGACCAAGAAAGAAGTGCATGCCGGAGGGGCCGGTGGCGATGGCAGTCAGCCGGACAACTGGATCGCACAGATGCCCGGAGCCAAAACCAGCCCGAGCGGCGTCGCGGTTCGACAAGAGGCCGTCAGCGCGATGATGCAAGCACTGCACGAACTTCCAGAAACGCAAGCTGAGGCGATTCGTTTGCGTTACATGGAAGGCTTGTCGTTGAAAGAGATCGTCGACCGAATGGACAAGAGCGAAACCGCGGTCGCCGGATTGCTCAAACGCGGTTTGAAAAAGCTTCGCACGATTTTGGACACCGGCAGCAGTCCATGGTGGAAGACGTGA
- a CDS encoding PQQ-binding-like beta-propeller repeat protein, with amino-acid sequence MLRRLRILPSFESVRPILAKLNRFAATSLMLGTITLATSTLGTSLLAGDADWPQWRGPARDGKAADQSLLQTWPEGGPELKWTFSTAGRGYSSTTIVDGKLFSMGSDEQNCYAICIDAKSGQSIWQVPISRAGTGDDYNTGWGGGPRSTPTVDGDQVFVMSDVGVVSALRREDGAKLWSVDLVADYGGEIPKWGYSESALIDGDRVVVTPGRSNFMIALDRQTGKLLWQSKGVDSVAHYVSAMKGSIGDVDYYVTAGSIGVVAFDCQSGEKLFGNELSGNKVATIPTPLILGDHIYHTSDYGAGNVLLKLTSAGNGINAEQVYHLDGKSMMNHHGGVVAVDGTIYGLTKASGGVWMAQDIKSGDTLWQEKLRPNTSGSICFADGCLYCYNDKDGTVVLLEPNKDRWSPLGKLTIPRETDLPRGSGAIWAHPVVADQTLFIRDQNLIFAFDIAR; translated from the coding sequence ATGCTTCGTCGACTTCGTATCCTGCCCTCATTCGAATCTGTTCGGCCAATCTTGGCAAAGCTGAATCGATTTGCCGCAACTTCTTTGATGCTCGGCACAATCACATTGGCAACGAGCACGCTGGGAACGAGTTTGCTGGCCGGCGATGCCGATTGGCCTCAATGGCGAGGTCCGGCCCGAGACGGGAAAGCGGCCGATCAAAGTCTGTTGCAAACATGGCCGGAAGGTGGTCCTGAACTGAAGTGGACATTTTCCACTGCCGGACGTGGGTACAGCAGCACGACCATCGTCGACGGCAAGCTGTTCTCGATGGGATCAGACGAACAGAATTGCTATGCGATTTGCATCGATGCCAAATCCGGACAATCGATCTGGCAAGTTCCGATTTCACGAGCCGGCACCGGTGACGACTACAACACCGGTTGGGGCGGCGGACCACGCAGCACCCCAACCGTTGATGGTGATCAGGTCTTTGTCATGTCTGATGTGGGTGTCGTCTCGGCATTGCGACGCGAAGACGGTGCCAAGCTATGGTCGGTGGACTTGGTCGCTGATTACGGTGGTGAGATTCCCAAGTGGGGATACAGCGAGTCAGCATTGATCGACGGTGATCGTGTGGTCGTCACCCCGGGACGCAGCAACTTCATGATTGCCTTGGATCGTCAAACCGGCAAATTGCTTTGGCAGTCCAAAGGTGTCGACTCAGTCGCACATTATGTTTCGGCCATGAAGGGTTCCATCGGCGATGTCGACTACTACGTCACCGCGGGCAGCATCGGCGTGGTAGCGTTTGATTGCCAATCAGGCGAGAAGCTGTTCGGAAATGAACTATCAGGAAACAAAGTTGCAACGATTCCAACGCCGCTGATTCTCGGCGACCACATCTACCACACCAGTGACTACGGTGCCGGCAATGTTCTGTTGAAATTGACATCCGCTGGCAACGGAATCAACGCCGAGCAGGTTTACCACTTGGATGGGAAATCCATGATGAACCACCACGGCGGCGTGGTGGCTGTGGATGGAACCATCTACGGACTGACCAAAGCCAGTGGTGGTGTTTGGATGGCTCAAGACATCAAGAGCGGCGATACGCTTTGGCAAGAGAAGTTGCGTCCGAACACGAGTGGTTCGATCTGCTTCGCCGATGGTTGTTTGTATTGCTACAACGACAAAGATGGCACCGTGGTTCTGCTGGAACCCAACAAGGATCGTTGGTCACCGCTCGGCAAGTTGACCATTCCTCGCGAAACCGATTTGCCTCGCGGAAGCGGTGCGATCTGGGCTCACCCCGTGGTGGCTGATCAGACTTTGTTCATTCGTGACCAAAACCTGATCTTCGCGTTTGATATCGCTCGCTGA